A single Pedobacter sp. PACM 27299 DNA region contains:
- a CDS encoding UbiA prenyltransferase family protein, which produces MINEQTRKTATLQDYIAIARPDNWVKNLFMVPGMLFALSIFHTPFDAALLFKIVIGIISICLVASANYVINEYLDAGFDQFHPLKKKRSSVVTTINPIIVYLEYGVLALIGLMLAYAVSLKFLSTAAVLLFMGVIYNVKPFRSKDRVFLDVLSESVNNPIRFAAGWFIFSPALGVPDSKWDLDWINTFPPISIIIAYWMGGAFLMATKRFAEYRLIGNAEIAGQYRRSFRHYTENSLLVSMFFYGITCAFFMGIFLIKDRIELLFSFPFFALLFSWYLRIGLLNDSPVQGSEKLYTRKWFMLYLVLFTTLLCILMFVDIPWLHWFLKNANNY; this is translated from the coding sequence ATGATAAACGAACAAACGCGGAAAACGGCAACTTTACAGGATTATATCGCGATTGCGAGGCCAGATAATTGGGTGAAGAATTTGTTTATGGTTCCTGGGATGCTTTTTGCATTGTCTATTTTTCATACCCCATTTGATGCAGCATTGCTGTTTAAAATCGTGATTGGAATTATCAGCATCTGCTTAGTGGCCTCTGCTAATTATGTAATTAATGAATACCTGGATGCGGGTTTCGATCAGTTTCATCCTTTAAAGAAGAAAAGGTCCTCTGTAGTCACCACCATCAATCCAATTATTGTGTACCTCGAGTATGGAGTGCTGGCCCTTATCGGATTGATGCTGGCCTATGCGGTCTCCTTAAAATTCTTATCTACAGCAGCGGTATTGTTGTTTATGGGGGTGATTTATAATGTAAAGCCATTTAGAAGCAAAGACCGTGTATTCTTGGATGTATTGAGTGAATCTGTCAATAATCCAATTAGGTTTGCGGCAGGCTGGTTTATTTTTAGTCCGGCTTTAGGGGTCCCCGACAGTAAGTGGGATTTAGATTGGATCAATACCTTTCCACCGATTAGTATTATTATTGCCTACTGGATGGGTGGTGCATTTCTAATGGCCACAAAACGTTTCGCAGAATACAGACTCATTGGCAATGCGGAAATAGCTGGCCAGTATAGAAGGTCGTTTCGCCATTATACGGAGAACAGCCTGTTGGTATCCATGTTTTTTTACGGCATTACCTGTGCGTTTTTTATGGGGATATTCCTGATCAAAGACCGTATTGAACTGCTATTCAGCTTCCCGTTTTTTGCCCTGCTGTTTTCATGGTATCTTAGGATTGGTTTGCTCAATGATTCTCCCGTTCAGGGTTCAGAAAAGTTATATACCAGAAAATGGTTCATGCTGTACCTTGTTTTATTTACTACATTATTATGTATTTTGATGTTTGTTGACATTCCATGGTTACATTGGTTCTTGAAAAATGCTAATAATTACTAA